The following is a genomic window from Hypomesus transpacificus isolate Combined female chromosome 14, fHypTra1, whole genome shotgun sequence.
ATTTAAGGTTAGGTATTGGTAGTGTGTTCCTTTATCAACTTAGTATGAAACCATAATACAGTTGACAGAGCTTTTTATAAATATATGCATTTATATAATTTTGTGGACACCTATTTTAAAGTGTCACTGTAGCTTATAGTATACAGTCAAGATCTAAAACACCTCAGTAGAGGCTGACAGTTTCATCTGGGCAACATTGCCACCATGTGGATGAAGATTTTCTCTTGTTTAAGAATTCCAGAATTGACAGATAATGATGTACTTGAGACACCATCAGTTTTGTATTgaactcttttttttccttttacatTTGTTCTTACAAAGTTACAAAGTTATGCTCTCTCATGTGGTTTTATCATTTTCACTTTATGGACAGAGCCTCTAATGTCTCTCTCAGGTTCACCTTGGACACTTGCCTCTTGGTCTGTCCACCTAAGAAATAGCCACAGTGTTAGTGATATGAATGAAACTGCACTTTGGAGTGAATTAAATGCTAAGGGCTTGTTACTGTAAATCACAATGACTTCTACACTttgatgtgtttgtgcgtgtgtgcaccaTGAGATAACGTTtctctatttgtgtgtgtgtgtgttttaatgtttGCAGTATGTATGTCAATACTaaatcaaatgtgtgtgtgacattctTTCTCCAGGTTGATGGGATTCTGTGCTTGGCAGATATCCTGACAGATGAGAACAGCACAGAAGCGGCAAGGGCAGAGGCAGCAGCGGTGGTAGCCCAGATAACCTCCCCTCATCACACCTCCACCCAACAACTGGCCAGTTTCCTGGAGAGCATGCAGGATATTGTCACTGCCCTCATCAGTGAGTGGAAAGCGTTTCATTTCTCCCCCTCCAAAAAAAATCATCCTTCATAATTTACTGAATCAATGTTAAATGAGGAAATAGAGCTTCTTATAGCCAACTGGAACTGCTTTGTGAAATTATTTTCACAAATCATTTTCACAAAAATGTATGTTGCATTACATGTCTTTGGTTTTGTCCCCTCCAGAGTTGTGTGAGAGCGCCTCGTGTGGCGAAGTCTTCCTACTCGCATCTGCTGCTCTTGCCAACATTACGTTCTTCGACAGCATGGCCTGTGAGACTCTCCTCCAGCTCAATGCCATCCACATCCTCCTCCAGGCTTGCAAAGACCGCCAGAGAGTAGATACACCTTATTCCAAGGACCAGGTGAAGCAGCACCTCAAACGTTAATTTTAAGGGTCCCCTATTGATGATACTCATTATAAACTGCTACAACACCCAACAGTCAACACCTCACAGCttgttacatttatttaaaacgGTTTTGCCAAACAAATCTCACCAAAAATCACTATTGACTCTTTGAAATGTCTAGATTATATTTTTTGTTGGTCGGTAAGGCAAAAAGTTGCTAAATCTAGTGACAAGTTTCGATACACCTTGCCAACTGTTGGTATTAAATCCAGCTTTATCACTCTTAAATGACACTGCCTGGTTGCCTTGGTCCTTTTAGGTGGTGACCATCCTGGCCAACCTCTCGGTCATAGAGCAATCTGCATCTGAAGTCCTTCAAGAGAAAGGTACACAGACATCTGTTTGCACTATTTGTACGTCACTtttgataaaagtgtctgccaaTACACTTTAATAATACAATTTAaattcaatgtacaaaacaGAGTAGTGAAATGTGTGACTATATACAGTAGCAAATTTCACATCCctaaatatgtaggctacaacaTCATGAAGAATAAATATGATCCACAAGATGGCAACATCAGGCCACATGCAATGAAGAAATGCTCAGAGAAGGAACTGTGCACTGCCTATTTAATGTGCTTACAAATTATACCTTTTTGGGTCAACCTTCtttatttgtgttttgtctCTAATATGTCATTTCTAACCTTAACCCATTTCAGTTAATTGTTTGTACTTTTGAATCAACACTATACTGATTATTAATGCAATATGTAGTATTGCATTAATAGTCTTTTTTTTCGTTCGTTTTTTTGTTGGTCATCTGATTCCTGTGACTATGTTGTGACTGATGTTTTGACTTGCAGGGATTGATAGACTTCTTCTGCTCTTGATTGAGAAGCCGTCCTCCACCAGTCCATCGGAGGGTGCTGCATGCGAGCGGGTGCAGCAGAAAGCTGCTGTCACTCTAGCACGTCTGAGCAGAGATCCAAGGGTGGCTCAAATGGCCATCCAGCTGCAAGGTAGAAGCTCAGTTTTGACTTTAAACATTTACACCTCAATCTTTCCAGGCATAGATACTCATTATTTATACTATTTACACAGCAGTCTTTCAAACAAATTGGATGATTTCATACAAGATTATATCTCAACAGCTGTTTCATCACAGAACACAGTTCTTTGCTAGAATATATGTGTATATCCCTGGAGAACCTGATCTTTTTTAATCATTAATTAATCAATTCAGTGAGGCTCTTTCTGATGTTCAGACAGAATAATAAAATCACTCTAGATGTTTTAccaaacatactgtatatctaATTGAAACTTTTTTTGCTCCAGCCGTTCCTTGTCTTATTGAGCTTTGCAGATCACCATCAGAAAGGAACAACAGTGACTCAGTACTGGTCGCCTGTTTGGTAGGTATCAAACACTGTAGCTGTGTCTATGTGTAGGGTTATGCATACCAATGTGTTTCCATAATAgatgtatttgtgtattttaACCAGTATAATAAACCTGATCTATGTAATGATCCACGTAAAACACATTAATGCTACTCACACTTCAATGGAATATTCTCAAGGAATGCCCAGACCACAAGTGTACAGAATCTCATTACTGTTCAATCTAATTAGTAGTTAAATGTCCACTGGGCTGTATTGAAACACAAGACAGCCCAGAGTAGCTCAACTAACCTTGTCATCATAGGTTGATAAGATCACACAGTGCAAATCCCTGTTTAAATATGTACATGTCATACATAAGCCCTGTATTACTTACTCTGCCTGACCATAATTGATCAAATCAGATCATGTTCAGGCTCTTCAGATCTATATATAATTGTCAAAAATTTACTGTAATGATTCAACTGTGAGGCAGAGCTCATTTTCACcataatgcatgtgtgtgtgatatagtGTTCAATTCAATTGAATGTTATTATGCtggtgtgcatatgtgagtTTTTTTGGGTGTAGACTGTATCTCTATCTACCAGTATTTTATGTCATTGTATTGTCAAATGCATTGACTGTTCATTCCTGTTGAACTTGAATCCTAGGCTGCCCTGAGGAGGCTGGCGGCAGGCTGTCCAGAGAGCATTGAGGCTATAGACCATCAGCAGCTCATCAAACCTCGTCTGGTGGATTCTTTCCTGCTGTGTTCCAACATGGAGGAGAGCTTTGTATGAGAGGGAGGTCCAGACAAAAACTCTCAAAATAAAGAAATGCTTCATGCCTCTGAAGGATAACCAATGGTGGGTCACAGGAGCCAATATTTTTGCCACTCTGAGAACTCAGCTAGAGACTCGAAAATATTTCTAGAGGTAATGGAAGATTTTGGGAGCTACAGTGAACACTTTGAGTTTGTAGATGAGAAATGACTGTGAAATGTTGTCCTTATCCCATCCATGACACAATATTAGATTCTATAAAAcaaatctcctctcctctagaaAGGTTCTACCTACAATAATAAAGGGTGCTTTTGTTGAGCCTGCGGTAGAAGCTGAAGACCTTCAGAACCCAACAGGTTTATGCACAACAAACATGCATATGAAGCTGCaatgtttttttagtttttttttactatttactatttTATAATTGTACTGGTCAGAATCTGTCAATTTTCATTGTTCAGTGTCAGCTGCCAACTTCATGGGTTGCTCAAAACGCAGACACACGTTCAGAATCGTGCAGTTCAGAATAAGGCATTTTAGAGGATGGTCAAAGTAAGAGCAGACCTCCTATGAAAAGGTTATATGGGACGTTAATGATCTGGTTTGTGTATTGAATTGTAAAATTGTGCGTTTCAATCTATTAAGAAGTGACATGTCTCAAAACCCGTTACTATCCTTTTATTTAAATATCCTGAATCTAAATAATGTTATGCTATTGTATGGCATGcagataataaaaaaaagcatatcTTATGATTTACACTTGTTTTAATCAATGTCATCATTTAAAGATCAATTCCATGTTAACTTGAACATTTCAAGAAAACACTGCAGAACACTTTTCAGAACAAGGCTTCTGATtgatttttctttattttctctaTTGAAAAAATTGTTTTTAGCTTTCAGTTTCCTGACGGAGCCTTAAATTGGTGAAAGCCGTTTTGCCAGGCAGAGTGAAAAGGCTTATATGGTTAATTAATCCTGGATCTAAAAAACATTCTAAAccttttttgtactttttttatCAGAGTGATCTCATGGAGAGATAGGTGAAAAGCCATTACGGTTTTATTCAGAACcttttgtttctgtctgtgtggatgaaTCAAAGATGTTGGTAGCAGAGACCTGTTCAATAATCAATGATGCCATACAGTCGAGCATGTCCCTTCTTAAAATCGAATGAATTCCTAGTCAgtcatttctctctcccctctttccatctctctctctatcaatgTACATCTCCAGGGAATAATGTAGTTTTGTATTGAAGAACAAGGCTTTTGTCCCACAAAGAATGattgagagagatggaaaaaatACAGAGGAGGGTCCAAAGGTCCTCTAGTGACTTTGAACTACCAGGTCAAAGAATCCTGAGGACCAAAGGGACCGTGGCTAGTTGTCCTCCAGCTTTCAACAGAAGGACCCAGTACTGTATTGGTCATGTGGGAGGCAACACACAGCACTATCCCTTTGTATTGTCATCTGCCTGATGAAAGTTTCTTCACACTCTTGTTTTCTGtaacccttcctctccttggaGAGACAATTGAGCGTCATGTGTCTTCATTTCTGCTGCTTCTTTTCCCTTAAGGGCACAGAACAGGCTTGTTACTGTGGTCCAGTGCTAAGACGATCGtgagtctatgtgtgtgtgcatgtgaacgCGTTTGTGGTGTCCAtggctgtgggttcagagagcTTTGTGATTGTATATGCTCCTGGCCGCTTTGTTAATGCCCAATGAAATATGTAGAGCGTTGGACACAGAGGAAAACAAGACACAGAGGATTGGGAAATACAGGTTATTTTGATGTTATTTTTTTCGGCCATGTCTGGGGCTAAGCATTACAGCTTTGGCTTGCCCTAACATCCAACTCTGTGACTGCTTCACTCACATTATTTGTTGCCTATTCTTGTCCTTAAGTTTAGCTTACTTTCTCCTCCTTGTCAAAACATGAACAAATGCAGACTTCAAGTATGTGTGAAGACTTGGTGGAACCGAACGTTCAAAGATTCATATTCTTTCTGTTGTTCACTTTCAACATAAAACCAATTTCCTCATGTCTGTCACAAAAAAGAATTCCAGGGCCTAACCTCTTAGAAAACGCctctaaaatgtatttcaattgACTTACCAAACAATGTAAAGATGTTCCATTCAAAGAAGAACAATAAAAACATGCATCACTTTAGTCAGCACATTGATGTCATATAATGTGCTCTTGACAAAGGCAATCAGGAAATTGAACCTCAAAACAGACTGCCTTCGGAAATGAATTTGTACTTTGACAATTAGCCACATTTGTCTGTTACAATCAAAAATGGATTACAAAAACTGTTTTCAACATTATTGTTAGTAGTATTAACTCACAATACCTCATGATGACAAAGCAAAACTCAATAAACGAATTACATTTGAACTGTATTAATATATTATTGAACTGTATAAACGTGTCTTATTGTTATTGAATACACAGTAGATTATTTTCTATGGTAATCAAGCTTGCTGCATATTTTGATCATCAATGAGATGTCTATGGAACTTCAGTGGAGTCTACATTacatgcaataaaaaaaaagaatgcacACAGCTACTCAAATGAGCTTCCATAATTCACATTGTATGTAAGAGCAAAATCCAAACCATTTGAGGTCTAAGCAACTCTCCATGATCCCCTAAAAAGGTTACAAAATGTGGACCACCAAGACTCCTTCTAGAGCTGGCCGCCTGAATAAACTACAGTATGTATAAATAACTAGGCAAGTAGGGCCTTGGCCAAGGGATATGACCAAGAGCCCAACTGCGTCAAAGTTTTGTGTGCCCAGATCAAGGACACTCCTCAGTGTCTGCATGAAAGACCTGCTGCAGCTTTACAAATGGTACCTAAAGGACTCTGATGGAATTAGGAATACCGTTTTTGTGGCAAACTCATTTGGAAGAACGCCAATTGTTAAGTTGGATAAAAACTATTTACTGCTCATCACATGGCTAATGCCATCCATTTGAATGTCCTTGATGAACCCAACCTGAACCTGAATTTGAACCGCACGTGTAATATCGGTGGACAGGCTTGATGTATAGCAGTTCACCCACACTCATCATACAGTCAGATGGAGTTTGAGGGCATCCTCAAGGTGTTAGGGTTAATCGTGATGTTCTGCAAAGTACTGAATAACATTTCATGATTATTGTATAATTTAatattttagtcaaaataattaTAATCAATGTGTCTTTATGGCATATTGTGACAACCTACAGAAAATAATATTATGTGATCAATTTTCATTAAAGTTGATGACACAATACAGAAAACATGAAAGCGTCTGATTATTTTCCAAAGAAACTGTTACTTTGCTCAtcttgcacacatgcacacaaacatgtacacatagtatacagtatataaacacacatacacatgtccaCACTTATATGTTGTACTGGACCCTAAATAATTACATAATTAACAGCATTTATTTCCAGTTTGACCTTTATACACCAACAAATGCACAATATTCCATTATACTTGACGGCCAATTAAAGCATTAATATTTTGTATCTAATAGCTCATGGGGTCTTCTGGTCCTCTCCCAGACCCAGAGGATTTTTAATTGCAACTGTACACCAAATCATCAACACCATATTAATATGAACATTTCTGTGGTCACGGTGTCTGGTCTTGGTGAAAACAGGGAAAAAAAGACTTGTGAAACCAGACACAAAGACCAAACTGCACTGCATCCTGAATTGTACAGTAACTCAGTAGCTCTGTCATGCCTTCAAGTAATCACCCTTTATATGTAAACTACataatatgtaaaatatatgtcTCTTCTTCCTGTATGCCATTTTTCTTCGCACAATATTTATTCTTGAAGGTGAAACCAAATGTTCAGTGTTCAAGTGTATTCACGTAAGGATTCGCTGAGATCCCTTAAAGGCCACATGCATTTCTGTGATTGTTTCCTAAGTATACTGTAATTGTAGAGTGAAAGACAGCATGACATCTGTCTGTATGGTTTGATGACTCTCAGATCGGAACtgtattgactgtaaaagtgatACATCCCGGCTAAATCTTGAAATACAGTATGTGAACATTATTTTCGGAAATCCTAATAGTTTGGATTACATTTTAAATTGCAGTACATGACAAAAAGCAATCCAGACCACTGTTTAACACAATACAAAGTTGATCCTGAAACTATTCCATCTTAAACACTGAGGTGTTGCTCagagaaataaaatacaaaacctTTAGTACAGAGTACTTTGCTTGttgaaacaaaaataaacaatatgCAACAGATAAATAAGTAAGTTTAGGTACCTAGGTTGGAGACATTTTGCCCAAAAATATACTGGCAGTTGGGTAAAACTTGAGAGCTTGAGAAAGCATGTGAACACAACTCAATCTGAAATACAGTAAGAACACAACCACTCCTtcaaaacacaagcacacaaggtTGCAAATAAAAGCTGCTAAGCTTTTTCAGTTCAAAAACCAAAACGGTAGATAACACATTCCTTGATGGAGAATGGACCTCCTCCCATCCATTTTGCCCTGCAGCCATAAGTACATTTGTCTGTTTGTCCCCCGAACCATACCCACCAACCCTCCAAGTCCCAACCTTGTCGAATGGGctgcatacccccccccccccccatttaaaACCACAACAGCATGCCTCCACCACTTAGCAATGTCCCCTTTGAACAAGCGTAGACCCCCTGAACACCAGAATCCCCaccacccctctttctccctccctccctccctctccctctctctccctctttctctctttctctctgtctctctctctctccctatctatctctctctctctgtcaatctAATGTCCCTGACGGCTTGTGGGGTAGATTGTTTCAccagctctcctctctgcaCCAGTGTTAAAGGAGACTGGAGATTTGTGTAGATTCCGCTGTATCTGAGCCCTAACTGCTGACGCTCACGAAGTGCGTTGTACAACTGGACATAAACAGCTACTTCTAAACCCCACTACAACTGTTTATTATAGCTCTGTTTACTTGTCACACATTGTTTGGCTATTGAGAAATCCCTCTAACCAggcttttttaaattaatttctcAGAGATTAAGCAAAGTAAAAGTCTTTGAAACAATAACATTTTGCCAGTGATTAAGAACAGCTGGACTAAGTCTTTAGGTCATTTGAATAGGTTTGAATTTTGTAAACTTCAAAATTGTTAAAGATATTATAGGCCTGTTTGTGTATATTTCCTACAAAAAGTACTGTTTACCTACACAGCATATTGTATTTATATAATAACAAGTGTGTTAAAATGACTAACCATGTGTTCTGAAGGGACATCTAGCATAAAATATTAACCTGTGTGGTGTGCTTATGCATGCTCACACTGTCAGCCTGTGTGCAAAATGAAATGGTTGTGTTTCGGAGGTGTTGACCTGGATTTGTCCTAACTACTGTCATAATCAGTGACTCACAAACAAGTAACATATACTCCAAAAGATGTCATAGTGAATTAAAGACAAGGGGATGAAACTTCCATTGGGTAAATGTTCAATTGCATCTCTGTTGCAGTTTGTTTGTCCGTAAAGGTTGTCAAGTTTATTTAAATATTCACAGTTTGTGCTCACCAATGTTCAATGTCCAACTGATGTTTAACGTGAAGCCTATATAAATAACTCTGTTACTAGACTATGGTACTACCTACGCGTCTTGTAAATTAACTAACACCCAAACCAaaaaatatcagaaaaagaaGTGTTAATCATTAGTCATGTGGGAGTTGCAAcaccagaaaacacacacacatattcaggaGTGTCCACTGTTACTCAATTATTTCTCTGCTTTCTCATAACCTGCTGTTCTTACTCCaagggcagccaggagcagtggtAAGCAATATCAACGGCAAGTCCAAGTGCTCACCCGTTTCCTTGCCAGGGACATGGCCAGGAGATTCTATTCTGAATGTTTTCTTACGGGTGTTATTTTGCAGAGGAAACCCATGTGACACAGGGAGAACATGGAAACGTCACACAGAAAGACCTTGGAGATAGCCCACCTCAGCGCCGAACAATGCATGCAGGAATCAAACTTAGGACCTCAATGCTGCCAGGCAGCATTGCAAGGGACTTCAAGCCCATTCGCACCTGCTCTGATATATCTCTTAAATACACTTTTTGCTCCTGTTCTCATCTAAACATTGCTGTTTTCTCCCCCTCAAGTAGACACTTGTCAATTTAGTGCAGCGCTGTGGCTGCTTTCTTCGAAACAAAGCATCAATACCAGTGAGACTGCCACATCTTGTCCCAGAGCTGCTCCACACTGCTGCTCTCCCATGGAACATGGCAACTACATTATCGCTCCCTCGTAAGTCGCTCTTCTACACGGAGAAGGCAAGCGGTaaaggaggcagggcagagacaGACTATTCATTTCTATCTTTGACAGAAGAAATTACAAAACAAAACTGTTCTGAGTCTATTATGGGTGTGAACTGTGAAAGAAGCATGTTTATTGGTTGCTGCATTTCCTGAAAgtgggtttttgtgtgtgtgtgtgtgtgtgtgtgtgtgcacccgcgagtgtgtgtgttggtcagaCCATAGCCAATTACAGATTAACTAATGaaagttatttttttatttgtttcatGAACAGCATACACTGGTTTCATTGTAATGGTAGATGCACGTTTTGTGGCATCTTACCTAAAACACACAGTAGTCTCTTATTACATCCTAATACTCCAAGGCACTACTTAAGATTTAAGCACTCAGGCTTGGACCAGTAGAATAACCTTAACCAATATACATACGTTTACAGCACAGGTGCACTTGATGAATCTTTTATAAATATAAGGCTTTGAGAAATTTGAGGGACAAACAGCAATGGAACCAGACTGGAGAATAATTTTCTCTAGATGAAAGTGAATACGTAATTATGACTCCATAATCACTTGCAGACTTTCTTTTCATTTGAAGATGAAAATATTTGGGAGCTCTTCCAAACCAAGGTCAGATGCCCTGCATATCTAATTCATTGGCATTACATGGCACACAGACTGTCAGCTATGCTCAGTGTAGTATGAATCTACAGTGTTGATTGAAATCAGCTCACAAAAGAGAGTATACTGACTTCAAAAACATGTCTATCAATGTTCCATGCACAAATGGACGTGTACTCAGACCACCACTTCCAGACCCAATGCTATTTTGCATTTCTTCATCTGCAACTCTGCAATGTGAACCGTTGCATTTTAGAGCACTGTGAATTCTTGGTGTCCTCCCACTTCAAGCTAAATAGCAGTAGCCAGACCTCAACTCTTCAATACTTTCCATGAAGATTAATAGATGGATGGTGGTTTTTCTGCCCACACAATGACGTTGGTTCGGTTGGCTGATGGTTCTCTGTCAGATGATGGTTTATAAACACAGTCCCCGACCACCACTTTGCTTCCATTTCGTACCCACTGCAAGCATTAGAGTGACATTTAGAGAAAATGCTGTGCCTATGAAAACCCTTTCTGTACTCGACATTTAAAAGCTGAACCTGACACAGTTTTTACAGGCACATGGAAGCAAAGCAAAAAGACACATGCAAAAAGATGCTGTACTGTACAAGGACAAACAGAGACAGCAAGATTCTGTCTGCCAGTGAGTTATATCAGATTTTTGAGAAGTTTATTTGGCCAATAGGCTGCTTCAGTTTTACTTTCTGTGGGTGACCTTAATGGTTAAGATTGAGTCTGTTTGGCAATGAAAAACAAAGCATCACACTCTGACAAAAGATGACAGAATATTCAAAAATAAAGAAGCCAATATGTGACCATAACTCCTCAAGGGCAATGGCGTTTTTGAATGAGCTCAACAAGACTTCAGATGCAAATCAATGACCACCTTGAAAACAGTAATCTACTATTCATGAACAATGCAATGTAAATTGGAATGTGACATCCAGTGTGACATCAGAAACAACAAgcaacaaagtaaagcccagtGATAGGGAGATTgacaataatgtaatttaatgtCATTCTTATTGCTGAAACATCTTTCCTCTTTTCTCACCCATGTATTGTTGCAGTAGTAAATGCTATAAATGCAGTTTGTCACATGTCACCCTCTTCACATAATGAACTGACAGCCAGTGTCATGTCAGGATCTGGGAGTTAGCGTATTATATGGACTAACAAGCTGCATTACAAGAGACAGGAACACCAGGGTCCACCCCCGGTCATTACCATACCCCCttgaaacaaaaaataacatttgtCTGACAATAAAATTGGATATCAACCTGTCTGAAAGCCGTCTCCCGTTTGTCTAGAACAAATGTTGGTGGCGATGGCAAACAGTTTGACACACTTCTCTGAATGCTAGTAAAGGCGAGCCATCCTTCGGCTGTGCGGTAATGGCCTCTCATTGTTGGGTGCAGAGGAAGTGATGCTATTCATACTGGTGTGTGATTGAAAAGAAAATTGAATCCCTATTGATATGATAAATGTGTCTATTACTGCATTTGCACACAAAATGTCCATGGAAATTATAGAGGGAAGGCAGGACTCTTGGAGGGAAAATGCATAGGGATGACATATTGGATTCAATTGGCGCAGAAATATAAATGTACTGTACTGGTGGCTGAAATGAGACCCAAGCCGTATGATTTCTCACTGGAACATCACAAATCAAAGGCCTTGACAACCTCAATTGAAAGACTATATAAAAAGGTTAACTGGCTGTGTAGTTTTCTCTAGCCATTGAACAGTTTGATAATGGGCACTGTCTAAGATTTGCCATCAGTAATAAAAGGGAACTTTTCTCCTGAATAAGTTATAAGACAGTAAGAGAAAGATGACTTATGCCATGCTTAGCTTCTGACTGTATGCTGGTAAAGTAACAACAATATCGGAATATGTCCATCACAGTTTTCTATATAATTTGTAATACATTTATAAAGATAATCTTTGTTCAATAGCCTCTTCAAGGCTGTACTGTATTCCCTCACCATTACCTGGCGTCTTCTGATACCTGGAGTTAACTTTACCTTTAGGACACCCTTTATTAAGAAAAACACCCTTGATCAAATTAAATAATTTCATTGATCAGATGCAAAGACATTAAAACAACAGTCTATGACCAATACAACAATCATGTCTACATGTGTTTTCTCCAAAAAAGAACAACACAATTGTGGTCATCATGGTTTCTTAAACTCTTGGGTGCTTTGTTGATCCTTTAATCAGCTTTAATCAATGATGCATTTGTCCCCTGTCATCTTCAAGGTCTACGAAGAGTCAAAAGGACTATGCAGCTGAACAGAAGCAAAAAAATTTTGTGAGAGTTCTGCCTTCTGGCCAAAACATTTCACACTTACAGAATGTCAGTactatacaaatatataaatacttcAAGTCTTT
Proteins encoded in this region:
- the LOC124476879 gene encoding protein inscuteable homolog isoform X3, translated to MRGGASLQVDSVQRWMEDLRHMTEVECMCVLQAKPIGVEEDPQGELIVASGLGDHVARDNLQTLLRRALVVSTELGKMFQRLEKSRWQRVHSTAVRTNCHVRSLVHEYSTARNTPPELQKYEKSLLEKCIELTTITERCLHTEDKFFLKSMREAIHEILTDVSDSFSHMIDLALANEIQILIRQIESSDNVYTIGSAISNLLSLTQDGPQLCSIIAKEGAVVALFKICRQDCFSDLYAHALRTVASVCCVEEGINQLEKVDGILCLADILTDENSTEAARAEAAAVVAQITSPHHTSTQQLASFLESMQDIVTALIKLCESASCGEVFLLASAALANITFFDSMACETLLQLNAIHILLQACKDRQRVDTPYSKDQVVTILANLSVIEQSASEVLQEKGIDRLLLLLIEKPSSTSPSEGAACERVQQKAAVTLARLSRDPRVAQMAIQLQAVPCLIELCRSPSERNNSDSVLVACLAALRRLAAGCPESIEAIDHQQLIKPRLVDSFLLCSNMEESFV